The Pseudochaenichthys georgianus chromosome 8, fPseGeo1.2, whole genome shotgun sequence genome has a segment encoding these proteins:
- the LOC117450629 gene encoding galectin-2-like, with amino-acid sequence MLLEMKHLSLTAGDRLKVKGIIQHDAERFKIELGYGTDDIALHFNPRYDDDADGSVIVCNSKSGGSWGDEVRHTHNPLHRGRVVELELTLAGDVFEVELPDGQQLQFPNRENVDVINYVRIAGDFKLTSFKIC; translated from the exons ATG CTACTTGAAATGAAGCATCTGAGTCTGACAGCCGGAGACAGGCTGAAAGTGAAGGGGATCATTCAGCATGATGCCGAGAG ATTCAAGATCGAGCTGGGATATGGTACGGACGACATCGCGCTGCACTTTAATCCCCGTTATGATGACGACGCTGATGGTTCCGTTATTGTTTGCAACTCAAAGTCTGGTGGGTCTTGGGGCGATGAGgtccgacacacacacaaccctctACACCGGGGAAGAGTGGTCGAG CTGGAGTTGACGCTGGCTGGAGACGTGTTTGAGGTGGAGCTTCCTGACGGACAGCAGCTGCAGTTTCCAAACCGTGAGAACGTGGACGTCATCAACTACGTCCGAATCGCAGGAGACTTCAAACTGACTTCCTTCAAGATCTGCTAA